From the genome of Solanum stenotomum isolate F172 chromosome 5, ASM1918654v1, whole genome shotgun sequence:
TggttcaatttatgtgacgtagtttgaattaataatacatatttttgaaacatGATCAAATCAAAACATATTGTTATAGTATTTGTGTGGATGTGAGATcgacttttgaaatttttttgtggtcttaaatattACTCGGTTATAAAAACTAACGAGAagtgtaaaattaaattatattttaatataaaaatatattctttttgaaattttaaaaaaatgtgtaaCATAAAGTTGAATGGAGAGAGTATTACACCATTTGAATAGTTAACATGTATTTTCATTGGACTTTACACATtataatagaaattatattttgtcacattaaagtaaaataaacatatttatttccataacaataaaaatacaaaatttacaCTTGTCGTTATAGTGAGTAGTTAAGTCCAGTTACATTAACATGACGAAAAATTGTCTTGATCGTTTTGTTTACTTTACTATTAGAGTGagtaaattttaataatttttattgttatagtcgataaaattcaattaaatattctattttagctttaaaaaagCTAATAAAAGTTAGAGAGTTAATTACCTGAACTTGATCTCCGATATTGACAATGAAGGCATTGGGAATCGGATTAACAGTTAACCAGTTATTGCGATGACGGATTTGTAGGCCGGGGATATCGGTGTCAGGGAGGAGAAGGGTGATGCCGCCAGGGTCCGAGTGAGGAGAGAGGCCGTGTGTAAGGTCCGGCTGAGGACATTTTGGGTAAAAATTTGCCCTTAAGCATGCACTAGTTTCAttatttcctccaaaactttgGTGTATATAATCCTCTTTTAATCCAAGGCCTATTGATAAAATCTTAGTTAACCTTTTGCTTAATTTCACTAATTCTTGACCATATTCCAAGACCAATTTCCTGATAAATCATAAGAAATACtagtaattatatattaaaaaaattaaaaagaagaaaattttgcATACTCAAAATGTATAATGCTAACGTTACTAGAAATAAAGCTTTTTCTCACCATAAATTAATGTGAAATTTATGctataaaacataattttttttccacttATTTTCCGTCGAACCAACTCATAACtggaaatatgataaaaaacaGATTCTCACTAAATAGTGAAGAACTTCTTGATTTGTtagtatgaaaaaatattactatGTTTTCTTTTCTCATTGAATTAATCAAAATATCTCTATGAAAATAGTCACTCAACATTTTTTTAGTGGaataatagtaatttttttagttGTGTAATGATACTAGAAACTTATTGTAGTTGATTAACgaaaaaaaatagatgagaaTGTATAACAATTGAACATGATCAAgtgacaaattaaattttacatcCAAAAATATGTTATGCTTATAATGATTAGTTTGATGTAATATCAAATCATGAGTTTATCTTTTACTATTTGCtaagaaataaattttctttttactttgtttcaatttatatgacattgtttgatttgacataaaataataaatacctGCATAAAATCGGAAGACGAGGCCATTTGTTCTCATCCCTTAACGCTTCGGGAAGataatgaagaaagaaataatcACACCAATCCAATTTAGCACCAACCTCCGTACCAATACGGCTCCCGTATCCTTCATAAGTCACGGGCGAATTTGCAAACTTTTGTTTTTCCTCAAGTGAAAGTTGAAAAAACTCGTGCCAAACAGCACGGGTTTTTTCCATCAGCTCATGGCTAACCCCGTGGTTAGCCACTTGAAAGAAACCCCACTCCCTACACGCATTGGAAATGCCGTCAATTGTTTCCTTGCGAACAAACTCATTCGGGGAATTAAGATTTTCTAGGTCAATTAACGGTACGTTAATTGACGTTGTTTTCGTGTCCGTGATGTTAAATGATCTGTCCGAAGGTGGCTTTATGAAATGATCGGGAATTTTTCGAATGCCGCTTTCGGACAGAGATTGAACACGGACAATTGGCTCAGGCCAACTTTGTAAAAAactcataattaatttttttttaagttttgaacAAGAACcaatataaaggaaaaaaataaagagtagagtctttttttgtgtgtgtgttttatTGAAGGATGAGGATAATGTTGTGATAACTTTGAgacatatttatatacaaaaatttaAGAGTATAGTCCAATTCCGGCGCCGTGATGAACTTGCTAACTTTTATCACTAGGTCCCTCACTAGgtggattttttttatgatcGTATTATTCGGGTTAATTTTGTGCACTTTGATTAATTTTACGAAATAATAGTGAAATCAAAGATTTTATTAAGGGTGTCCaagttataatatatatatatatatatatatggaaaaaaaattacttgtatatttcatacaattttctatttgtggTCACACCATTGCTACGGGATACCTACCACCTTCTAGTCTTCCACCAGCAACATGTATCAGGTAACTCTCTCAATCAAAACTAGGACAGATAGAAAGAATCACCTAGTTGTATTATTGGCAAGTACTTTTTCAtaatgtctcaatttatgtggttacaatttaaattttaaaagtcaaacaatttaagtttgatcgtaatttgacattaaatttttctagaaaaaactaaataaatttatatatttgaaaattatgtataaataatataagtcatactaattgacaatttaaaatatttacaaaaatatatttgaaaaattatgataaaaaataaatttagttagATCTTCAAATTCAAAAGATGTCACAAAGTATTAAAATGTCTTGCAGGACAGACTCCCCaatatttattacttataaaataaagGCAAAAGGATCTAGTGCACCCTTGTACTTATATGCGTTTGTATTATAAACTCTTCTACTTGATATTTTATCAACTGAATCTTTAAAcgcaataaaatataatatatcaaaCCCCTCTGACTGTTAACCAAACATATGTGACATTAAAATGGATGAGTTGGCAGGAGTGTGTGATTACACGCGCGTGTAAGCAAGTGAacatcatattttaatttaaaaagagttgttaaataatagaataatataattttaaaaaaaaatcttcttcttcaccaTTTCACCTTCTTTTTCAGATAACCGAATCCCTGCCAtatccctttttttcttttatgccCTACACTCTAGCAGATCTTGGCGCTAATCCTTTTTTTGCTAGAACAAGAGGCGGCATGGAGGTTTGTTGGTGGCTGAAGAGAATGGAGAGGAGAGACAGTCTTGGTTCACAAGTGGTCGCCGGTGGTGCGGTGAAAGGAAGACATTGGAGAGGAGAGTGGGGCGGGTGAGGGTGCGAGGAATTGGTCACAGCGGCGAAAAAGGTTTGTCAGCCAAAGTTGGTAGTGTGGCGACCTAGGGTTGCTGATTTTGTGGAGATTGGAAAAGGAGGAACGGAAAATGGTGAGAGTGTGCGGTGGAGATGGAGACGGGTTTGAGAGAGAGAATAGATTGTCTCGCCAGCAAGAAGAGCGGTGGCGGTGGCTTTCTGATCTAATGGCTTCAGGCTATTTCACGGTGGAAATGAGTTGGGGAGAAGATCAGGGGCTGATTTGGTGTGtggaaattttattatttttcttttaatttaatattttttattaataattaaaaaaaatagttaatagAGATAATTATGACATCTTATTGATTTATGTGACATGAATTTGACATGTCATTTATTTATGAGCGAGTGAATTATACACACGGtagaagaaatttaaaaattttgttttgattgagtttaagggttcaatCGGTAAAGAGTTAAGTAAAAGGGTCCATAATACAAACTCTAACAAGTATAGATCATTTCacctaaattaaaataaaaacttatgcTTTGATTAATCAACGATATTATGGAGAGAGACGAAAGAGATTTAGGCATTGTCAAATTGGTGACACgtagatataagaaaataactttatttCCCCTttcatttaataataattagttatataattctgtttttatgtttattcatcttacctttttttaatcaattttaaaaataatggacAAAACTCAATATTCTTACCTCAAATTTTGTACATATGTTAAAAGACTTCAGTAATCTATCCAAACGTCAATAAGCAAAAAAAGATAATTGATTTAAAAtcctaatctaaaaattctgaCTTCATCACTATTATATACATTTcgatcattttaaaaataaatatatattaatctaTACATTTAAAAAGTATGTGGGAAGAAGTGTCCGTGCCAATGGATGTCAATGATAAAACCACTTTCTTAATTTGGTCGACAtctaaattcattttaatttatttattctatttttacttggtatgaaatttaataaagtaatttttttaatgaatatacgaaaatatcttataattttaaacattctatttcaaacttaaaattaaataaattattaaaatattatttttaaaataggaaaaaaaaaatttaaaaattgaaacgAATAAAATAGCTTCGATAGTAATAGTagatatacacaaaaaaaaataaaaattgtacgTCAAATCGTGCTATAGTTAAAAACACGTGAAATAGTAACACCCATACACGAGTTTAGGTCTTATGGGGTCACATTAAATACTTGTCATGTCATTTTACAACAAGATATTTGAACAgatacaaaattttcaaataaaaaaaaaaagaggaagcaGAAGTATTGGTCTTCATTACTTGTACGTTtctttattcaataaaattaaaatcaccATGCTAATATATGGTGCGTAATTATCAAACTTAGAGTCTAGTAATAccatttaaccaaaaaaataaatataattatacttatcaaattaaattgttttcataatattataaatactaatgataaaaaaaaactggTTAAGTTAAGCACACAATAAcgttttaaatatattaaatgtttTCTATTAGTTTTTTAATCTATATTATTGTCTTCTCCTAATTAATAAGACATCAAATGTGGAGAATTTAACTATAAAggttcaaacaaaaaaaaatctacattGTTTGATATTGATCGATAAAATACCCATAGACAAAGTGAATTAAAAAGAGCTAAaaagtaaattagtaaaatacttttttcatttatatttttttagaaaacgtATAAAAAAGTGAATAAATCATATGAGATGGAAAGAGATGTTGATACTACTCTTCTCAATTTATAAAAACAGTGAACTAAAATATGTTCCTCTCGAAAAGAGTCTAgctataaataaatatattattttaaaaaaatatgtaatatttatttctttctaaTACAACGATTTGAACACTCAATAAGCTAATTTATCTATTATGATCTCTActtgattaattttttcataattaatttttgtattaataGATGTACAACTCTAATTTACAATCAcactatatttttctttattcttttcataaaaataaataaatttttaaaaatattatacataaaatgGTTGCTTATGCCGACAACAAAGTCCCCATTGCAGTGAATATTGATTGCGGTTGATCAGCAGATGGAAGCAAAAACGACCTTAAAAAAGATCAATTTTacttaattactttttaatatataaaaaaaaaatcatatttaccGTAATTGACacaatacttattttttaaattattttttaaaatctaatactaaatatcaattaataatcGATAGAATGATAAAATATTCATGTCaatcattatttcttaaaaagtatgcaaaataacatttatttatatataatttactaagctacttttatttaataattgtcttagaacaataaaatatatgatataattaaataaaaaacatactataatttttattttaaatctttaatattatatatattttacgataaaatattttttactaaaacaacatttattttaagatAAAGGATGTTCAGTCGGCAGAATTCCCCTTCCATCACTTTAATTTCAcgtgatttatttttattagacaTGTGCCCTATTTTGtcctttttgtattttctttttttctttttatttacatTGTTCTACTTGTccttatcaaaatatttatttgagatTTTAAGTGATTGGACTTGTTGTTGTCTATCTTTTTATTCAAAATGGAGTCGACATATAAATATACTTAGATATACAAACTTGTGTTAGCACTGATTTAATATATAGTATATTCatagttttaatttatgtgatatattgGAGTTTTAGAGaattatgtaaaattttatatggttaaagtattttaaattgttagtgTTATTGTGATTGatagtatttttatataatttttaaaaaatataaattactcTCTATGTCCTAATTTACAAGGTGCAGATAAATTTAAGAGTTGATCAATGTTTTATAtgcttttcaaatattttaagttattaattattaagttttatattgtttttatgttatttttaaataatatattttatttcttttatttcaatttacgTGGTACCGATAAAATTTCGAAagtcaataaatttttttatgtcttttaaattgaaatattttaaattattaattatcataatttatataaaaaattatttaatttttaaacatttaaaaaaaattaaaaatacaaattacATAAACACCCTCGAAGCAGATACATGAATTAAAAGGTGTCTACTTCTAAACTTTtctaactaatgaagggtaaaattagaaaaatattctaaagtAGTCTTAAAGattaaacaattaagttaatttgaaaaataaaaaatatctcaacaattcaattaatttaaaatagaggGAATATTGTTGTTTGACCAATATTGTTTAAACGgcaaagggtcaaatatgcccctaaactattcgaaaaggacTAGATATACCccccgtttaaagtttggctcactcgtgTCCTCGTCGTCCAACTTTTCgtctagatatgcccttatgggaGTTAAATGCCAAATGGAATCGCCacgtcatttttacattaccacgtgacatttatattagagggaaaagggtcaaatataccctaaactattcgaaaaggtctagatatacccccttttaaataaattacctgacccgttttcaacaaaaaaattccgataaatcccgaaaatgagtaattgactaataaaaaatatgaaaaaaaaaataaaattaatgcaaaaaattcacaaataaatatagtaaccttaaattcaacaatttcaacaatttttttaaatttttatttttttcaattagcccgaaaatgagtaattgattaataaaaaatatgaaaaatataacctaaaaatTCAGCAtaaagtcattttcatattttttattaatcaattactcattttcgtgatttattgaaaaaaataaaaatttaaaaaattgttgaaattgttgaatttaaggttactatatttatttacaaatttttggcgttaattttatattttttttccatattttttattagtcaattactcattttcggaatttacccaaattttttttgttgaaaatgggtcgggtagtttatttaaaaggggggaatactagaccttttcgaatagtttagaggtatatttgatccttttccctttaatataaatgttacatggtaatgtaaaaatgacgtGGCAATTCCATTTGGCATTTAgcgcccataagggcatatctagacGAAAAGTTAGACGGCGAAGGcacgagtgagccaaactttaaacgaggtatatctagaccttttcgaataatTTAGGgacatatttgacccttttcctttgtttaaattgacaactATTCCTTCAATTCAATATAATAGTTGTCCATAGACTTGATACATGGATGAAAAAACACCAAACTACAAATGTAGTTTTATCAAATCACTTTTATTAAATACAAGtcattgaaatattaaaaaaaaatagtatttaataataagGATTAAATAGACATAATATGAtcaattattcattaattttataaactgaacaaatattattgaacatcttcaaaataatataataaacttataaaaataaattaaaaaaatattttaaaataataagtatttttaatatacataGCAACTAGTTTAACTACTAAAGAAAACGGAGAGACAATTACTTCCCCATAGAACAAGGGCAAGTCAACATATATTTAGGGGTTCATTCGAATCTCTTTCAgtgaaaaatattactatttatatatggttaaatttattttttagatatgtaTAATAGATATCAAACCCCCTTTTACTAATTCGTgtatttatttctcaaattttaaattttcttattaaaaattttGGCTCCGCCACCATAGACTATAGAGAAAGCTTCGAATTTAGAGGTGGTTGTCATTCCAATGCAATTTTGGTCATTCATGCTCCCTACGAGGTCTCTTGACTTTTGTGAGTTTGTCGATTTGTGGCTGCAAGTGTTACCAACATTTGTAAgtggaaaatataaatataaatctaCTTTATTCATAACcaatatcttcttttttttttatagtacaTGCTGATGATGAAGAAGTTGAATTGTTTCATAACCACATTCGAGTAAAATATAAAACCTAGGATGTTCTTGGCTTAATAATAAGCTACATACATACTCCTTCcgtctatttttaattattataattttcatttttaaagttaaatgataaaaatttgactaatattttatgatatattttttcatcatattgataagaaaaaaatgcaCATTATAATACTTTtcctataattttttaatatctaatttttttatttaaaatattgaatttaatgtaatctaattttactttgaaacttaattaaattgatttttgaaaaatgaacaattaaaagtggatagATGGAGGGTATATATGCCTCTTCGTTGTCTCCAAAAAGTGTTGGAATTAATGGCATGAGCACTACGTAAAAATGAATACTATATCcatctatttttaattgttatgtttctttttttagagtcaaatgatataactttgactaatatttaatgatgtattttttcatcatattgatatgcaaaaaattgcaatttatcctataattttttaatatctaaattttttgtttaaaatatcaaattattgtaatccaatttaactttaaaaattaatcaaattgactttcaaaaaggaaaaatcaccccatatacacatttaagagtcaatattacaggttttaaatctacttttaaaaaattcttgcttataacagtttaattacgagttataacatatcactaattatttataaattaattaaattttactttattaaataagtaattttttttattattttatgttattattaaattatttaaacaaaGAATACCCCACAATTATCTCTTACACAATTATAGGGATTCACATTTAAGAGGCTTTTCATGTGAAAATGTTCTGTTTTTTTGATTTGGCTGTAAAATTTCTAGGGTTTTCTTGGGACTGACGATTTTAccataaatttaattatgtgaAGGTGAAGGTGAAAGGGTTTAGGTTATCTATTTTTGCCCAAAATTGTTAAAGATATGAAGTTGAAAAAGGATGTTAAAAGGGAGAGGGTGATGGATTTTATCAGTTTtacaaatctatttttttattttttatttttgaaaaaaaaagtacatttttTCATGAGGAGTTAATAGTTGACAGAAAGGATTATATGTCGTTTATGATCACAGGTGTAACTGATCTAGCTTTGATCCAAAAGGTATGATCTTGATCTttcaatttgtattttataaCATATATCTATGCATGTGATGTATGGTGTTTGTACAAATTCTTGTTTATGTATGATTTACATGATTTTGTTTGtacatttttcaaaaggaaAAGATTTACATGATTTGTTTCTTGTATTAGTCCTCCAAAAGTTAATTGGATTTTTTATTACATGAGATATGGTTAAATCAATTTAGtagatttttttgttaaaattgttATATTATGCATATTATTGGTATGAAAGCTGATTTAATATACgatttatgaatatggtatgaatTTTGTTTAATGTTGGCATGaattggtgtaaaatttggtaTAAAAATGGTATGATGTATTACTTATATTTGGTGTGAAACTAGTTTAAATCTGGTATGAAGTTGGTACACAGTTTAGaggaaatctattttttttttcaaattattctcATTATGTCTAATAATCTGGCATGAAACTTGAATTATATTGGTATGAAAGCTGACTTAATATACgatttatgaatatggtatgaaatGTGTGTTAACATTGGtatgaaattgatttattgCTGGTATGAAAGCTGActtaagttgtgtattatttttatcaaaaaatggtATGATATCAGTA
Proteins encoded in this window:
- the LOC125864402 gene encoding jasmonate-induced oxygenase 1-like, translating into MSFLQSWPEPIVRVQSLSESGIRKIPDHFIKPPSDRSFNITDTKTTSINVPLIDLENLNSPNEFVRKETIDGISNACREWGFFQVANHGVSHELMEKTRAVWHEFFQLSLEEKQKFANSPVTYEGYGSRIGTEVGAKLDWCDYFFLHYLPEALRDENKWPRLPILCRKLVLEYGQELVKLSKRLTKILSIGLGLKEDYIHQSFGGNNETSACLRANFYPKCPQPDLTHGLSPHSDPGGITLLLPDTDIPGLQIRHRNNWLTVNPIPNAFIVNIGDQVQVLSNAIYKSVEHRVIVNSKKDRLSLAFFYNPGGDKLIKPAHQLVTNDCPALYSPMTFNEYRSFIRTKGLTGKCQIESLKSPR